From Pyrenophora tritici-repentis strain M4 chromosome 1, whole genome shotgun sequence, the proteins below share one genomic window:
- a CDS encoding Polyketide synthase module protein, which produces MKAPATSQAPLKATSDVEDIVEPIAIVGFGFKFPQDITNTESLWKLLMERRSTMTEIPKNRWNIDGFYKEHGHRPGTVKNRGGHFLADDPARFDAPFFSIQPAEAECMDPQQRLLLETSYHALENAGIPMQSAMGTRTSVHVGCLLQEYSQISQRDAQMPGDYRIVGSSGLAMLANRLSWFYDFSGPSMTVDTACSGGLVALHLACQELLTGNVNMSLVCGNNLCLLPDSTALLSSLNMMSKDSVCYSFDERASGYARGEGFGVLVLKRLSQAITDGDTIRGVIRSTGCGQDGNTPSITSPSQTAQERLIRETYARAGLSLDETRYFEAHGTGTPVGDPCEAAAINSVFSSRTPEEPMYVGALKSNMGHPEGASGIAGVIKTLLVLENGIIPPNVYPERINPAVTLAGPNLRFPLEPVVWPTNGIRRASVNSFGYGGTNAHVVIDDALSFLNERGLHSRHCTRALQSIQEHCVADQEASTIIDDTPGSTDCERLEHERQRYDSITSIGGPEPKTESLSTNETPSRATSETEDENIRLTEAFNSSPKLLVVSGFDERAVRRSVTALQRWMQDHIVDDNRVQGLEDLAYTLAEKRTSFPWNTVCVAPSESTPHLAWPVPMRMRQRVDVCFVFTGQGAQWHGMGRELLAYETFRDSMLQADRFFKALGSEWSLMDELYNKNKEESAINQPELSQPICTALQVAIVDLLTSWKLGARASVGHSSGEITAAYTSKAISRESAWMIAYFRGLAVAITQNITSFQGAMIAVQAPLDVWEHLMTEQNAAYPSDRVSIACYSSPRSFTVSGSHDAIHRLVDMLKEASIEVHILKINVAYHSQHMQPVAGVYSKLLRGIDCGEQTENQPLFVSTVTGDSLGETDELRTAQYWNRNLTGAVKFSTALDTICKHQDASSYFFLEIGPHSVLRSPLGEILKAHDRDVTLDYASVLRRDRSSSITALECAGKLYTIGASIDIAAVNKSSGPSPKFLTSLPGYQFEDKKKYWLEGRTSIQYRQTKFVHHELLGSRTPDWNEHEARWTNRILLEQSPYLKDHMINGMCLMPAAGMLVMAIEAVRQFYGERATRATGYKLRDVTFTKAMTLSGDPRGTEIQFTLRPANLDPRDELPGSLWDHFSLYTYEDEGWHLCCAGSISIDYHEATGGSEILEEKKCNMNLALEECGNEIDSGEIYGAFNQAGLAYGPTFRGMCNVKWDKHSQATGTIGLRDWEAQARFDYSDTHLIHPAALDTILQLTFPAYSIYAKDSSATTVPTGFSNAWFSAGLATASCNRQEVHVHAKVSGRGFRNKLFTVTAAFAGTQDPCFFGELETSTIGRSVAPSPEKSHRSLYRIEWQSADFDSIALDSELPATLTSTIRVVFDDANELQTSLARAIYEKFLVHHGPQALIPWNVATESDVADTTCVFLPGLDGTFLQCLEEEDLEKVKFLLATTKSLIWVTFQHHAVNENPTEGLVSGLVRTLATESEDYRLVSVNLNVQNGLDSASVNIENALKALIHQQTDPEDEYCEIDDSLCTPRVVDDDELANQALPSEQSVQYVEKPWSELDNPKLTIGAAGILNTLHYEQSSDYDNAIAADDVVVEIKATGLNARDLLVAIGQVHDEVFGSEIAGVVVRVGSSSTRFKVGDRVFGVATSGVMQVVHCKSFQLREIPASMSFHEAAAFPVAYCTAYYALVEGARIKNNNSILIHHGVSATGQAAIKIAQLYGCTDVLVTVNSVGEANFLKNQCGILESHIFIAEERNLAHRICHLTDERGVDVVLGSPGVLQQSWPCIAPFGRFIDIGEKDVFVSTANGSKQIAIPPSTQNISFTRVNFQELAQSTMFTGIFEQVLLLITDSNVGPPQPLTVFKQSEIEQAFRALQEEKLVGKVVVEMKGEELVEMEVAPNASEPLFRADASYLVAGAFGGIGQSITRWMVENGAKHLILPSRSLVEGTDCVRLQFVNELRTQGAIVHAPVCDIANASQLESTLNSLSSMPAVAGCIQAAMSMHDSSFAKMTIAQWHESLAPKVSGSWNLHTLLPRNLDFFVMLSSSTGIMGSFGQANYTAGNTYQDNLALHRMRNGQRAHTLALSMVTGVGYVAQNEQVQSLLRVRGMLEEVSLNDIYALLRFCCDAERVDASTIGPNIITPLTLPADLRALNIVAPLGSTRPIYHYLDTLPARIKPSPTAQNSTSHLLSSATSLAQATDIVVSAIQTQLSSLLVVAKEDIDPQRAIYRYGVDSLVAVEMRNWFSKAVGADVATSEIMSDVSIWLLGVKVAGKSRFVAEGVREGT; this is translated from the exons ATGAAAGCCCCAGCTACTTCCCAGGCGCCGCTAAAGGCCACTTCAGACGTCGAGGACATCGTGGAGCCCATCGCTATCGTCGGATTTGGTTTCAAGTTCCCACAAGACATTACCAACACCGAAAGCTTATGGAAGTTACTAATGGAGCGCCGGTCTACCATGACCGAGATTCCGAAGAATAGATGGAACATTGATGGTTTTTACAAAGAGCATGGCCATCGACCTGGCACAGTCAAGAATCGCGGTGGGCATTTTCTCGCAGATGACCCAGCGCGATTCGACGCACCCTTCTTCTCTATCCAGCCAGCTGAGGCAGAATGTATGGATCCACAGCAACGGTTGCTACTTGAGACAAGCTATCATGCTCTTGAAAATG CCGGAATTCCTATGCAGTCAGCCATGGGTACAAGGACTTCTGTACATGTCGGCTGTTTACTACAGGAATACAGTCAAATCTCGCAGAGAGATGCGCAAATGCCTGGTGACTACCGTATCGTCGGGTCCAGTGGGCTAGCTATGCTTGCCAATCGATTGAGTTGGTTTTATGATTTCAGCGGACCAAGTATGACTGTCGATACAGCGTGCTCTGGCGGGCTTGTTGCACTCCATCTAGCATGCCAGGAATTACTCACCGGTAATGTGAACATG TCTCTTGTTTGTGGCAACAATCTGTGTCTGCTACCAGACTCTACAGCCCTACTTAGCAGTCTGAACATGATGTCCAAGGATAGTGTCTGTTACTCTTTCGACGAAAGAGCTTCTGGTTATGCACGTGGCGAAGGCTTCGGTGTACTGGTCTTGAAACGTCTTTCACAGGCCATTACAGATGGCGATACCATTCGTGGCGTCATCCGATCTACCGGTTGCGGGCAAGACGGCAATACGCCTAGCATCACATCGCCAAGTCAGACGGCACAAGAACGTCTTATTCGTGAGACATACGCTCGAGCGGGTCTCAGTCTTGATGAGACTCGATACTTTGAAGCGCATGGCACTGGAACTCCGGTTGGTGACCCATGCGAGGCAGCCGCCATCAATAGTGTCTTTAGTTCTCGAACACCGGAAGAGCCCATGTACGTCGGGGCACTCAAGTCAAACATGGGCCATCCAGAAGGTGCTAGTGGGATAGCGGGTGTCATCAAAACACTTCTCGTGCTTGAGAATGGTATCATTCCACCAAACGTATACCCTGAGCGCATCAACCCAGCTGTTACGTTAGCTGGACCAAACCTAAGGTTCCCACTTGAACCGGTGGTATGGCCTACGAATGGTATACGGCGCGCAAGTGTCAACTCCTTTGGATATGGCGGAACAAATGCGCATGTTGTTATTGATGATGCGCTCAGTTTTCTGAATGAACGTGGGCTGCATAGCCGACACTGCACTCGAGCACTTCAAAGTATCCAAGAACATTGCGTGGCGGACCAAGAAGCATCGACGATAATCGATGACACTCCTGGATCTACTGACTGTGAAAGACTCGAGCACGAGCGACAACGCTATGACAGCATCACGAGCATTGGTGGACCCGAACCGAAAACAGAATCCTTATCAACCAACGAAACACCTTCCCGTGCGACTTCTGAAACAGAAGACGAGAACATTCGTCTCACTGAAGCTTTCAATTCGAGCCCGAAATTGCTAGTTGTGTCTGGATTCGATGAGCGCGCTGTACGGAGATCAGTCACAGCTCTGCAGCGTTGGATGCAAGATCATATAGTCGATGATAACCGAGTACAGGGTCTTGAGGATCTCGCATATACTTTGGCCGAAAAACGCACCTCTTTCCCTTGGAATACCGTATGCGTCGCGCCATCAGAATCGACTCCACACCTTGCATGGCCTGTCCCTATGCGAATGAGGCAGAGAGTAGATGTGTGCTTTGTTTTTACCGGACAAGGTGCGCAGTGGCACGGTATGGGCCGTGAACTATTGGCATACGAAACTTTCCGAGATTCCATGCTCCAAGCCGACCGATTTTTTAAGGCTCTTGGTAGCGAATGGTCTTTGATGGATGAACTTTACAACAAGAACAAGGAAGAATCGGCCATAAATCAGCCTGAGCTCAGCCAACCCATCTGTACAGCCCTGCAAGTCGCGATTGTGGACTTGCTGACCTCCTGGAAACTTGGCGCCCGCGCATCCGTCGGTCATTCTTCTGGCGAAATTACTGCTGCATATACCAGTAAGGCAATATCCCGAGAGTCTGCCTGGATGATTGCCTACTTCCGCGGATTAGCTGTCGCAATCACTCAAAACATTACATCCTTCCAAGGTGCCATGATCGCTGTTCAGGCGCCTCTTGATGTCTGGGAACATCTGATGACTGAACAGAATGCTGCGTATCCAAGTGATCGAGTGTCCATTGCTTGTTACAGCAGTCCAAGGAGCTTTACTGTGTCCGGTTCCCACGATGCCATCCATCGGCTGGTTGATATGCTCAAAGAAGCGAGCATTGAAGTCCATATTCTCAAGATCAATGTCGCATACCATTCACAACACATGCAACCGGTAGCTGGCGTGTATAGCAAGCTTCTTCGTGGTATCGATTGTGGGGAGCAAACCGAAAACCAGCCGTTATTTGTATCTACCGTGACTGGTGACAGTCTAGGAGAGACGGATGAGTTGAGAACCGCCCAGTATTGGAATAGAAACCTTACTGGAGCTGTCAAATTTTCAACGGCCTTGGATACGATTTGCAAACACCAGGATGCTTCATCCTACTTTTTCCTCGAGATCGGTCCGCATTCAGTACTGCGTTCGCCTCTGGGGGAAATTCTGAAGGCTCATGACAGAGATGTCACATTGGACTATGCTTCTGTACTGCGGCGCGATCGTTCGAGCTCCATTACGGCTCTAGAGTGCGCTGGGAAACTCTACACAATAGGTGCATCGATAGACATTGCTGCTGTTAACAAGAGCAGCGGTCCCAGCCCAAAGTTTCTCACATCTCTTCCAGGCTATCAGTTTGAAGACAAGAAGAAATACTGGCTGGAAGGGAGAACCAGCATTCAGTACCGTCAGACGAAATTTGTTCACCATGAACTTCTCGGGTCGCGCACTCCAGACTGGAACGAGCACGAAGCACGCTGGACTAATCGAATCCTCTTGGAACAGTCACCATACCTTAAGGACCATATGATTAACGGTATGTGTCTTATGCCTGCTGCCGGCATGCTTGTGATGGCTATCGAAGCTGTGCGACAATTCTACGGCGAACGCGCTACAAGGGCGACTGGATACAAGCTTCGGGACGTAACGTTTACAAAAGCCATGACGCTATCTGGGGATCCTCGTGGGACTGAAATCCAGTTCACATTGCGACCTGCAAATCTTGACCCGCGAGATGAGCTGCCAGGAAGCCTGTGGGATCATTTCTCCCTCTACACCTACGAGGACGAAGGATGGCATCTGTGTTGTGCTGGGTCAATCTCGATCGACTATCATGAAGCTACTGGTGGCTCGGAGATTTTGGAAGAGAAGAAGTGTAACATGAACCTAGCCCTGGAAGAATGCGGCAACGAAATCGACAGTGGAGAGATCTATGGCGCATTCAACCAGGCTGGTCTGGCATACGGTCCAACCTTTCGGGGAATGTGCAATGTAAAATGGGACAAACACAGTCAGGCTACTGGCACGATTGGTCTCCGCGACTGGGAGGCTCAAGCAAGGTTCGACTACAGCGATACGCATCTCATTCACCCAGCTGCCCTAGACACAATATTGCAGCTGACATTCCCGGCGTATTCCATCTACGCCAAAGATTCTTCGGCGACGACGGTGCCCACAGGCTTTAGCAATGCGTGGTTCTCGGCCGGATTGGCCACCGCATCTTGCAATCGTCAAGAGGTTCACGTGCATGCCAAAGTGTCTGGACGTGGCTTCCGCAACAAGTTATTCACTGTCACAGCCGCTTTTGCCGGTACCCAAGACCCGTGTTTCTTTGGGGAACTTGAAACCTCGACAATCGGTCGCAGTGTCGCCCCCAGCCCCGAGAAGTCGCATCGCAGTCTCTATAGGATTGAATGGCAGTCAGCAGACTTTGATAGCATCGCGTTGGACTCTGAATTGCCCGCGACGTTGACATCCACCATCCGTGTGGTTTTTGATGATGCGAACGAGCTACAGACGAGCCTCGCACGAGCAATATATGAGAAATTTCTAGTGCACCATGGACCTCAGGCCCTAATACCTTGGAATGTTGCTACGGAGAGCGACGTAGCAGACACGACCTGTGTGTTCCTCCCGGGGTTGGATGGCACCTTTCTTCAATGCCTGGAAGAGGAGGACCTAGAAAAAGTCAAATTTCTTCTCGCAACAACCAAATCGCTCATCTGGGTCACATTCCAGCACCACGCTGTAAATGAGAACCCCACGGAGGGCCTAGTGTCAGGACTGGTTCGTACGCTTGCAACTGAATCCGAAGACTACAGGCTCGTAAGTGTCAATTTGAACGTGCAGAATGGGTTGGACAGTGCCTCTGTTAACATCGAAAATGCCCTCAAAGCATTAATCCACCAACAAACGGATCCTGAAGACGAGTACTGCGAAATAGACGACTCGTTGTGCACTCCTCGGGTCGTCGATGACGACGAGCTTGCCAATCAAGCTCTGCCTTCTGAGCAGTCGGTACAATATGTCGAGAAGCCCTGGAGTGAATTGGACAACCCAAAGCTTACGATTGGCGCTGCTGGCATTCTCAACACTTTGCACTATGAACAGAGCTCTGATTACGACAATGCCATAGCGGCCGATGATGTTGTCGTCGAGATCAAGGCGACAGGGCTTAATGCTCGAGACCTCTTGGTCGCTATCGGACAAGTGCACGATGAAGTTTTCGGCAGCGAAATCGCCGGTGTTGTTGTTCGTGTTGGGTCGTCAAGTACCCGCTTCAAAGTTGGTGATAGGGTTTTTGGTGTAGCCACGTCTGGTGTTATGCAGGTTGTGCACTGCAAAAGTTTCCAGCTGCGCGAGATTCCAGCAAGCATGAGCTTCCATGAAGCTGCAGCTTTCCCAGTGGCATACTGTACGGCTTACTATGCACTCGTCGAGGGTGCGAGGATCAAGAACAACAACTCAATTCTTATCCACCACGGTGTGAGTGCAACGGGTCAAGCTGCAATCAAGATTGCTCAACTTTATGGGTGCACAGATGTCCTCGTCACCGTTAATTCGGTGGGTGAAGCGAACTTCCTGAAGAATCAGTGTGGTATTCTAGAATCACACATCTTTATTGCTGAAGAGCGAAACTTGGCACACAGAATCTGCCATTTGACTGATGAAAGAGGTGTAGATGTTGTTCTAGGCAGTCCTGGGGTTTTGCAACAATCGTGGCCATGCATAGCACCATTCGGCCGCTTCATCGACATAGGAGAAAAGGATGTCTTTGTCTCTACGGCAAATGGTTCCAAGCAGATTGCGATACCACCATCGACGCAGAACATAAGCTTTACCCGCGTAAACTTCCAAGAGCTCGCACAAAGCACTATGTTCACGGGCATTTTCGAGCAAGTCCTCTTGCTGATTACGGATAGCAACGTGGGCCCACCTCAACCACTCACTGTTTTTAAGCAGAGCGAGATTGAGCAAGCGTTCCGAGCTCTGCAGGAAGAAAAACTAGTTGGCAAAGTCGTGGTAGAGATGAAGGGCGAAGAGCTTGTTGAGATGGAAGTTGCGCCAAACGCCTCCGAGCCACTCTTCCGTGCAGACGCGAGCTACCTTGTCGCTGGGGCATTCGGCGGTATAGGCCAAAGCATCACCCGGTGGATGGTTGAGAACGGTGCTAAGCACTTGATTTTACCATCAAGATCGCTCGTCGAAGGAACAGATTGTGTGCGTTTGCAGTTCGTAAACGAGCTTCGTACGCAAGGCGCCATCGTTCACGCTCCAGTGTGCGACATTGCAAATGCATCTCAACTCGAGTCAACGCTCAATTCTCTCTCCTCAATGCCCGCGGTTGCAGGCTGCATTCAAGCCGCAATGTCTATGCACGATTCGTCCTTTGCGAAAATGACCATCGCACAATGGCACGAATCGCTCGCTCCAAAAGTGTCCGGGTCCTGGAACCTGCACACGCTTCTTCCGCGGAATTTGGACTTTTTCGTGATGCTCTCTTCTTCCACGGGAATCATGGGTTCCTTTGGTCAAGCAAACTACACAGCAGGTAACACATACCAAGATAACCTAGCTTTGCATCGTATGCGCAACGGCCAACGCGCTCATACGCTTGCTCTAAGCATGGTAACAGGCGTCGGCTATGTTGCGCAAAACGAGCAAGTTCAGTCCCTACTGCGCGTTCGCGGCATGCTAGAGGAAGTCAGTCTCAATGACATCTATGCGCTCCTGCGCTTCTGCTGTGACGCCGAACGCGTCGACGCCAGTACGATTGGCCCGAATATCATAACACCTCTCACTCTCCCCGCAGACCTGCGCGCGTTGAACATCGTTGCGCCGCTCGGCAGTACACGCCCCATTTACCACTATCTTGACACTCTTCCTGCGCGCATCAAACCCTCACCTACTGCACAAAATAGCACGTCACACCTTCTCTCTTCTGCCACATCTCTCGCACAAGCAACCGACATTGTCGTCTCGGCCATTCAAACACAACTTTCGAGTCTCCTCGTCGTCGCCAAAGAGGACATTGATCCGCAAAGGGCGATCTATCGGTACGGCGTAGACTCGCTGGTTGCAGTTGAGATGCGGAATTGGTTTAGCAAAGCCGTAGGTGCGGATGTGGCGACGAGTGAGATTATGAGCGATGTGAGTATTTGGTTGTTGGGCGTAAAGGTCGCAGGTAAGAGTAGATTTGTTGCAGAGGGAGTAAGGGAGGGGACTTGA